A genomic window from Thermodesulfitimonas autotrophica includes:
- the cpaB gene encoding Flp pilus assembly protein CpaB: MRSKIFLALALIFAAAAAVSTYFYLQALEKTYRETGRFVTAVVAGADIPSRTRITPAMLKYQDIPARYLHPDAATSAREVVGKISLTDIKAGEPILKSKLVAAKDARYGLAFSLGAGERAVTVAVTEISSVGGMVRPGDRVDVVATLDVAPADPNQPKTTYTTTILSDIRVLATGQMLTPEEKKDKKDTGFQHVTLAVTPAEAQVLILAAERGSIRLVLRSPVDKEKVKLPPAKTEDLVAQVPKPVKSATVQQTSQPR; encoded by the coding sequence GTGCGGAGCAAAATCTTCTTGGCGCTGGCCCTGATCTTTGCCGCCGCAGCGGCGGTGAGCACCTATTTTTACCTTCAGGCGTTAGAAAAGACTTACCGGGAAACCGGGCGGTTTGTCACGGCGGTTGTTGCCGGAGCCGATATTCCCTCACGAACGAGAATTACGCCAGCAATGCTTAAATACCAGGATATTCCGGCCCGCTACTTACATCCCGATGCGGCCACTTCTGCCCGGGAAGTGGTCGGGAAGATTAGCCTGACGGATATCAAGGCGGGGGAGCCCATTCTCAAGAGCAAGTTGGTGGCCGCGAAGGATGCCCGGTATGGTTTGGCTTTCAGCCTTGGTGCCGGGGAACGGGCGGTAACCGTTGCTGTAACCGAGATTTCCAGCGTAGGCGGGATGGTGCGGCCAGGCGACCGGGTTGACGTGGTGGCAACTTTAGATGTTGCGCCCGCAGACCCTAATCAGCCCAAGACTACGTATACGACTACGATTTTGAGCGATATTAGGGTCCTGGCTACCGGCCAGATGCTGACGCCGGAGGAAAAGAAGGATAAGAAAGACACGGGATTCCAGCACGTGACCCTGGCGGTAACGCCGGCGGAGGCCCAGGTGCTCATCCTGGCTGCGGAGCGAGGCAGTATCCGGCTGGTGCTGCGTTCGCCGGTGGACAAGGAGAAAGTGAAGCTACCCCCGGCCAAGACCGAGGATTTGGTTGCTCAGGTCCCAAAACCGGTTAAGTCCGCTACCGTGCAGCAGACGTCACAGCCCCGCTGA
- a CDS encoding response regulator, with protein sequence MSLITVVIADDIVNTREDVKRLLFFEEDIKVIGEAGDGEEAIRVVQELKPDVVLMDINMPGLDGISATEKITESVPQTAVIIISIQGEHEYLRKAMAAGASDYLIKPFTSQELADTIRRVYEKAKKRQDTLCRLQQAPEEVVPGRIVVFFGSKGGAGRSTLCCNLAVALSQEFKQRVTVVDLDIAAGDVAALFNLSLPGSIAELVREPEINEEIVKSYEVTHLTGVRVIGAIPSREEDFATVAAGIPAVLAVLKEEADYVLIDTPPVLNAAVARVLDLADEIVVVGQTDVVALRRLKADVEFLNMHQLGEKIRVVLNNASFEAGLKLVDIERSLGLQGVNSIAADPKTAHVAANKGIPFVALSKGSRVAQDVIRLAERFVAKEAPAKGERRSLFGKLLSV encoded by the coding sequence ATGAGCTTAATTACCGTAGTCATCGCCGACGACATTGTAAATACCAGAGAAGACGTGAAGCGCCTCCTATTTTTTGAAGAGGATATCAAGGTGATCGGTGAGGCCGGCGATGGGGAAGAGGCCATCCGGGTGGTGCAGGAACTTAAGCCCGATGTGGTCTTGATGGATATCAACATGCCTGGGCTCGACGGCATCAGCGCTACCGAGAAAATCACCGAAAGCGTGCCCCAGACGGCGGTAATTATCATTTCCATTCAGGGGGAACACGAATACCTGCGAAAGGCGATGGCTGCCGGGGCCAGTGACTACCTGATCAAACCCTTCACCTCTCAGGAACTGGCAGATACGATCCGCCGGGTCTATGAAAAGGCGAAGAAACGGCAGGATACCCTGTGCCGTTTGCAGCAGGCGCCGGAAGAAGTCGTGCCCGGCCGGATAGTAGTTTTCTTCGGGAGCAAAGGCGGTGCTGGCCGTAGCACTTTGTGCTGCAACTTAGCCGTGGCCCTGAGCCAAGAATTCAAGCAGCGGGTTACGGTGGTTGACCTCGATATCGCCGCCGGGGATGTGGCCGCCCTTTTTAACCTGAGCCTCCCCGGTAGTATTGCCGAGCTGGTCCGGGAACCCGAGATCAATGAGGAGATTGTCAAAAGTTATGAGGTGACCCACCTTACGGGGGTGCGGGTCATCGGGGCCATCCCGTCGCGGGAGGAGGATTTTGCGACGGTGGCGGCCGGCATTCCGGCTGTTTTGGCGGTGCTGAAGGAAGAGGCGGACTATGTGTTAATCGACACGCCGCCGGTTCTGAACGCGGCGGTGGCGCGGGTGCTTGACCTGGCCGACGAGATCGTAGTGGTTGGCCAGACGGACGTGGTGGCCCTGCGCCGCCTTAAGGCGGACGTTGAGTTTCTCAATATGCACCAGCTTGGGGAGAAGATCCGGGTTGTGCTGAATAACGCTTCCTTTGAAGCCGGGCTGAAGCTCGTGGATATCGAAAGGTCGCTTGGCTTACAGGGGGTCAACTCCATTGCCGCCGACCCGAAAACGGCTCATGTGGCAGCGAACAAAGGGATACCCTTTGTCGCTTTGAGCAAGGGAAGCCGGGTGGCCCAGGACGTTATCCGCCTGGCGGAAAGATTCGTCGCGAAAGAGGCGCCGGCGAAGGGCGAGCGGCGTTCTCTCTTCGGTAAACTTTTGAGCGTGTAA
- a CDS encoding CpaF family protein: MFSRFEEKKEKAKTTGPDRVLRRDPYQELKVNLHKLLVAELGDMLRAGNDQALDAHRVESVAWELLEKQPVTIPRLEKQRIVAELVQEALGFGPITPFLEDEEITEIMVNGPYQVYVERRGKLELTEVTFRDDAHVMHIIEKIVAPLGRRIDESMPMVDARLPDGSRVNAIIPPLALNGPTITIRKFFRDPLTIDDLIRFGSLTPEIAKFLEACVRGRLNIVVSGGTGSGKTTLLNILSSFIPPDERIITIEDAAELQLRQEHVIRLESRPPNIEGKGAITIRDLVRNALRMRPDRIVVGEVRGGEALDMLQAMNTGHDGSLTTGHANTPRDMLARIETMVLMAGMELPVKAIREQIASAIDLIVHTGRFKDGSRKVTHITEVQGMEGDVIVLQDIFIFQQTGVNEQGKVLGRFVSSGIRPKFIDRLEAAGIHLDPRLFAPTTW; encoded by the coding sequence GTGTTCTCCCGTTTTGAGGAGAAAAAAGAGAAGGCGAAAACGACCGGTCCAGACCGGGTGTTACGCCGTGACCCCTATCAGGAGCTGAAGGTTAACCTCCACAAGCTGTTAGTAGCGGAGCTTGGGGATATGCTCCGGGCGGGTAATGACCAGGCACTTGACGCGCATAGAGTAGAGAGCGTGGCCTGGGAACTCTTAGAGAAGCAGCCGGTGACCATCCCGCGCCTCGAGAAGCAGCGGATCGTAGCGGAGCTCGTCCAGGAGGCGCTCGGCTTCGGTCCGATAACGCCTTTCCTTGAGGATGAGGAGATCACCGAGATCATGGTCAACGGGCCGTACCAGGTTTACGTTGAGCGGCGCGGCAAGTTAGAGCTGACGGAGGTAACCTTCCGGGACGACGCGCACGTGATGCACATCATCGAAAAGATCGTGGCGCCGCTGGGGCGAAGAATTGACGAGAGCATGCCGATGGTGGACGCGCGGCTGCCGGACGGGTCGCGCGTCAACGCCATTATTCCCCCGCTGGCGCTTAACGGACCGACGATCACGATCCGGAAATTTTTCCGCGACCCGCTCACCATCGACGATCTGATCCGGTTTGGGAGCCTAACCCCCGAGATCGCCAAATTCTTAGAGGCCTGCGTCCGCGGGCGGTTGAACATCGTCGTTTCGGGCGGCACGGGCAGCGGTAAGACGACCCTTTTGAATATCCTCTCTTCGTTCATTCCTCCTGACGAGCGCATCATCACCATTGAGGATGCTGCGGAGCTGCAGCTCCGTCAGGAGCACGTGATCCGGCTCGAATCACGGCCCCCGAACATCGAGGGGAAAGGAGCGATCACGATCCGTGACCTGGTCCGTAACGCGCTGCGGATGCGCCCCGACCGGATTGTGGTCGGCGAGGTCCGCGGCGGTGAGGCGCTCGACATGCTCCAGGCGATGAATACGGGGCACGACGGGAGCCTCACCACCGGCCACGCGAATACGCCCCGGGATATGCTGGCCCGTATCGAAACGATGGTGCTCATGGCCGGGATGGAGTTGCCCGTCAAAGCGATCCGGGAGCAGATCGCTTCGGCCATTGACCTCATTGTCCACACCGGGCGGTTTAAGGACGGCTCACGGAAGGTGACCCACATTACGGAAGTTCAGGGAATGGAAGGTGATGTGATCGTCCTGCAAGATATCTTTATTTTCCAGCAGACTGGCGTTAACGAGCAAGGAAAGGTACTCGGCAGGTTTGTCAGCTCCGGAATCAGGCCGAAGTTTATCGACCGGCTGGAGGCGGCAGGTATTCACCTCGACCCGCGCCTCTTTGCGCCGACCACCTGGTGA
- a CDS encoding type II secretion system F family protein: MVILFVFLACLFAGLALWETFEAKRRLLAARLEGLTAAGAGKLPVAEGAKGRQGLQWLRSSITSFRPALGLMKRLDAELSRADILLRAEEFLLAVCGVAFLFGVASYAMTQRLAAGVVGAAIGAALPYILLRRAQVRRLHAFNAQIADALVVMANTLRAGFGFLQAMEVVRREMPPPISKEFGQALAEMNLGIATEEALMNLSRRIKSDDLDLVVTAVVIQRTVGGNLASVLDTIAETIRERVRIKGEIRALTAQGRISGLVIGLLPVGLALLLFFISPGYISFLWSTPTGMMLAGIAVGTEILGALMIKKIVNIKV, encoded by the coding sequence ATGGTAATACTCTTCGTTTTTCTCGCCTGCCTCTTTGCGGGACTCGCCTTGTGGGAAACCTTCGAGGCTAAGCGCCGCTTGCTTGCGGCGCGGCTTGAGGGGTTGACCGCAGCGGGTGCCGGAAAGCTGCCGGTCGCCGAAGGTGCAAAAGGCCGGCAGGGGTTACAATGGCTCAGGAGCAGCATCACGAGTTTCCGGCCGGCGCTTGGCTTAATGAAGCGCCTCGATGCGGAGCTATCGCGCGCCGACATTCTCCTCCGGGCGGAGGAGTTTTTGCTTGCGGTTTGCGGCGTGGCGTTTTTGTTTGGTGTTGCCAGCTACGCGATGACGCAACGGCTGGCGGCGGGGGTGGTGGGCGCCGCCATCGGCGCCGCGCTGCCATACATTCTCCTCCGGCGGGCGCAGGTCCGGCGCCTCCACGCCTTCAACGCCCAGATCGCCGACGCTCTGGTGGTTATGGCCAACACCTTGCGGGCGGGTTTCGGTTTTCTTCAGGCTATGGAAGTGGTCCGGCGGGAAATGCCCCCCCCGATAAGCAAGGAGTTTGGGCAGGCGCTGGCCGAGATGAACCTCGGGATCGCAACTGAGGAAGCACTTATGAACCTATCGCGCCGGATTAAGAGCGACGACCTCGATTTAGTGGTAACGGCGGTGGTCATCCAGCGGACTGTCGGCGGCAATTTAGCTTCGGTGCTTGATACCATCGCGGAGACGATCAGGGAACGGGTGCGTATCAAGGGCGAGATCCGGGCCCTCACCGCGCAGGGGCGCATCTCCGGGCTGGTGATCGGGTTGTTACCTGTAGGCTTGGCATTACTACTTTTCTTCATTAGCCCCGGATACATTTCGTTTCTTTGGAGCACGCCTACTGGAATGATGTTAGCTGGCATCGCCGTCGGCACGGAGATCCTGGGTGCGCTGATGATCAAGAAAATCGTGAACATTAAGGTGTAG
- a CDS encoding type II secretion system F family protein, with protein MVTLTATLVFLAVLALGLTVYQAFRAGEEAVVTRATALLGGEGPATLREQELRQPLYYRVVKPLLRRLGAAGKQYIPAGRTANIEKLLLIAGRPGGLTAAEFMVLKYLMAILSGAVGLLLGRLSGLPAAQSFLFVTLLLVFGFLLPDFFLRQKVRQRQEAVRDALPDVLDLLTVSIEAGLGFDGAILKVVEKMKGVLPAEFRQMLQEIKVGKPRRDALRDMALRLDVEELSSFIGAILMAEQMGVQLANVMRLQAQEIRLKRRQRADEQAMKAPVKMLIPLVFFIFPATFIVLLGPAILNMARAFRSGF; from the coding sequence ATGGTCACCCTGACGGCGACACTGGTTTTTTTGGCGGTCCTCGCGCTGGGGCTGACGGTTTACCAGGCTTTTCGGGCTGGGGAAGAAGCGGTGGTAACCCGGGCAACCGCTTTGTTGGGCGGCGAGGGGCCGGCGACCTTAAGGGAACAGGAGTTGCGCCAGCCGCTTTACTACCGGGTAGTGAAACCCTTGCTCAGACGCCTCGGGGCAGCCGGGAAGCAGTATATCCCGGCGGGCAGGACGGCAAACATCGAGAAATTGCTCTTGATTGCCGGAAGGCCCGGGGGGTTAACGGCGGCCGAGTTTATGGTGTTGAAGTACCTGATGGCCATTCTATCCGGAGCGGTGGGGCTGCTTTTGGGGCGGCTGAGCGGTTTGCCGGCGGCCCAAAGCTTTCTTTTTGTAACGCTACTCCTCGTTTTCGGCTTTTTACTACCCGACTTTTTCCTTAGACAGAAGGTCCGGCAGCGCCAGGAGGCGGTCCGGGATGCCCTTCCGGATGTGCTTGACTTATTAACGGTGAGCATCGAAGCGGGGCTTGGCTTTGACGGCGCCATCCTCAAGGTGGTGGAAAAAATGAAGGGCGTGCTGCCAGCGGAGTTTCGCCAGATGCTTCAGGAAATAAAGGTGGGGAAGCCGCGACGGGATGCCCTACGGGATATGGCTTTACGACTCGATGTCGAAGAGCTTTCCTCTTTTATCGGGGCCATCCTTATGGCCGAGCAGATGGGCGTGCAGCTTGCGAACGTGATGCGCCTGCAGGCGCAGGAGATCAGACTCAAACGGCGGCAGCGGGCGGATGAACAGGCGATGAAGGCGCCGGTAAAGATGCTGATCCCTTTGGTCTTCTTCATTTTCCCCGCCACCTTTATCGTGCTTCTCGGGCCGGCCATCCTCAACATGGCGCGGGCCTTCCGCTCCGGTTTTTAG
- a CDS encoding DUF192 domain-containing protein has product MLVRVVNESSGNVLAEQAEVARSFGRRLKGLLLRRGLGPSEGLVIEPCNAIHTFFMLFPIDAVFYDFAGCVVAVFPYLVPFRCTPFVREAQGVVELPAGKVAATGTQPGDRLAFLPARFGG; this is encoded by the coding sequence ATGCTCGTCCGGGTGGTGAACGAGAGTTCCGGGAACGTGCTTGCGGAGCAGGCCGAAGTGGCGCGCTCTTTCGGGCGGCGTCTTAAGGGCTTACTCTTGCGGCGCGGGCTCGGGCCCAGCGAGGGTTTGGTCATTGAACCCTGCAACGCGATCCATACCTTCTTTATGCTATTCCCCATAGATGCCGTCTTCTACGACTTTGCGGGCTGTGTGGTGGCCGTCTTTCCCTACTTGGTTCCCTTCCGCTGCACTCCTTTTGTCCGCGAAGCGCAGGGGGTAGTAGAACTGCCGGCAGGAAAGGTTGCGGCTACGGGAACACAACCCGGCGACCGGCTCGCCTTCCTCCCGGCGCGCTTCGGAGGATAA
- a CDS encoding mannosyltransferase family protein has protein sequence MRQLLDRPWREILLVFAVAKVFQGVFVYAGHLLRGPLPPETWPGVANWWLNPWTAYDSQWYLEIAARGYRELTAPFFPLYPLWLKICGHTDVTRALAGVIISNLAFLLALYFLRRLTQEDFDAPTARAVVWVAAFYPTAAVFGAVYTEALFLLFLVLAFAAARREKWAAAGFWGLLAGATRNSGPVIFAVLVLDYLHARRYKLKALNLKPVLFLSLTLAGPLLFGLYLYFQFGDPLLPLKSQHHFYRDGFAWPWQPLCADLKDFCTGRNPNPVIPINLLFLSLTGYWVIRRRRALRPAYLLLLLGVVLMHLCYPRANSPHTIGLIRYLSVLFPFLQILAATYLAATRKVKGAKILLPLTYFLVNAFFAFGFGLKSFLE, from the coding sequence ATGCGGCAACTCCTTGACCGGCCGTGGCGGGAAATCCTCCTGGTTTTCGCGGTAGCAAAGGTCTTCCAGGGAGTCTTCGTCTACGCGGGGCACCTCCTCCGCGGCCCGCTTCCTCCGGAAACCTGGCCGGGCGTAGCAAATTGGTGGCTCAACCCCTGGACCGCGTACGACAGCCAGTGGTACCTGGAAATAGCCGCCCGCGGCTACCGGGAACTCACCGCGCCTTTCTTTCCCCTCTACCCGCTCTGGCTCAAAATTTGCGGCCACACGGACGTTACCCGGGCCCTCGCGGGCGTTATCATCTCCAACCTCGCTTTTCTGCTCGCGCTCTACTTTCTGCGCCGCCTGACGCAAGAGGATTTCGACGCCCCAACGGCTAGAGCCGTTGTCTGGGTTGCCGCTTTCTACCCCACCGCGGCCGTCTTTGGCGCCGTGTACACCGAAGCGCTCTTTCTTCTCTTCCTGGTGCTCGCCTTCGCCGCGGCGCGGCGGGAAAAGTGGGCGGCCGCAGGCTTTTGGGGGCTCCTCGCCGGCGCGACGCGGAACTCCGGTCCGGTCATCTTTGCCGTACTCGTGCTCGATTACCTCCACGCGCGGCGCTACAAGCTCAAAGCGCTAAATCTGAAACCGGTGCTCTTCTTAAGCCTGACGCTGGCCGGCCCCCTACTCTTCGGGCTTTACCTTTACTTTCAGTTCGGCGACCCCCTTCTCCCCCTCAAGAGCCAGCATCACTTTTACCGCGACGGTTTTGCCTGGCCCTGGCAGCCCCTTTGCGCCGACCTTAAAGACTTTTGCACGGGGCGGAACCCCAACCCCGTGATTCCCATCAATCTCCTCTTTCTTAGCCTTACCGGCTATTGGGTAATTAGGCGCCGCCGGGCACTCCGGCCCGCCTACCTGCTCCTTCTCCTGGGCGTGGTGCTGATGCACCTCTGCTACCCGCGGGCCAACAGCCCCCACACCATCGGCCTCATCCGCTACCTTTCGGTGCTCTTTCCTTTTCTGCAAATCCTGGCCGCTACCTACCTCGCGGCAACCCGAAAGGTAAAAGGGGCGAAAATCCTCCTCCCCCTCACTTATTTTTTGGTTAACGCCTTCTTTGCTTTTGGTTTTGGGCTTAAAAGCTTCCTCGAATAA
- a CDS encoding lysylphosphatidylglycerol synthase transmembrane domain-containing protein, producing the protein MKNRALTVGGAVLSLLLLAGVFYRVRPAVFWAALKETDPVALGSCVFFFGVSCLARAVMWRVTTRPLQPVGFSTLCGGIIVGYLANNLLPARAGEVVRAYYLARRTGIPGPAAFATVCVERVLDAASLGLLVAAALLVGVRGLRPETARLTLLILCGALTVGAAAFAGLLRLSERAVGTPVFPAPVRDALASFTGPLRPLGRPRTLALLVTLSLLAWGANYLSLLALVPDAAASRPQAALLLLLFINLGLLVPSSPGAFGVMQLAFWAALAPFGLPKEVALALSLAYQGSLYLFTLALGLPYYARAHISLGKIAAEATAQQKEDPTPGEAATTAVAKAPRSLFRER; encoded by the coding sequence TTGAAAAATAGGGCTTTAACGGTTGGCGGCGCCGTCCTCAGCCTCCTTTTACTGGCGGGAGTTTTTTACCGGGTGCGGCCCGCCGTCTTCTGGGCGGCGCTTAAAGAGACGGATCCGGTGGCGCTGGGGTCCTGCGTCTTCTTCTTTGGGGTAAGCTGTCTTGCCCGGGCCGTCATGTGGCGGGTCACGACGCGCCCGCTCCAACCGGTGGGCTTTTCCACCCTCTGCGGCGGCATCATTGTCGGCTACCTGGCCAACAACCTTCTCCCCGCGCGGGCAGGTGAAGTCGTGCGGGCCTACTACCTCGCGCGCCGCACGGGGATACCGGGCCCGGCAGCCTTCGCCACGGTGTGTGTGGAGCGCGTCCTGGACGCTGCCTCACTAGGACTGCTGGTAGCCGCCGCGCTTTTGGTCGGGGTGCGGGGCTTAAGACCGGAAACCGCCCGGCTCACGCTGCTGATTCTCTGCGGCGCCCTGACCGTAGGAGCAGCGGCCTTTGCCGGGTTGCTACGCCTGAGCGAGCGGGCAGTAGGCACGCCCGTGTTCCCCGCTCCCGTTCGCGACGCCCTCGCCTCTTTCACCGGCCCCTTGCGGCCCCTGGGCCGGCCGCGGACGCTGGCGCTTCTCGTTACCTTGAGCCTGCTCGCCTGGGGGGCTAATTACCTTTCTCTCTTGGCTCTGGTTCCCGACGCGGCAGCAAGCAGGCCCCAAGCCGCATTACTCCTCCTCCTTTTTATTAACCTCGGGCTCCTCGTCCCTTCCTCCCCGGGAGCCTTCGGGGTGATGCAGCTCGCCTTCTGGGCGGCCCTGGCCCCTTTCGGGCTGCCAAAAGAGGTCGCGCTGGCGTTATCGCTTGCCTACCAGGGCAGCCTTTACCTTTTCACGCTGGCCCTCGGGCTGCCTTATTACGCCCGGGCCCACATCAGCCTCGGCAAGATAGCGGCTGAGGCAACGGCGCAACAGAAAGAAGACCCTACCCCCGGTGAAGCTGCTACGACGGCGGTGGCAAAGGCGCCCCGCAGCCTTTTCCGGGAGCGGTGA
- a CDS encoding glycosyltransferase family 2 protein: MPAEKCTFSLVVPVYNEGPNIGPFYERVARVMQGLGEPYEIIFVNDGSQDDTLDRLLSLAGKDPRVKVIDLSRNFGKEIALTAGIDHATGEAVIPIDADLQDPPELIPELVAKWREGYDVVYATRREREGESWLKRATAHLFYRVVEKITPIKIPRDTGDFRLMSRPVVEALKRLRERNRFMKGLFAWVGFKQTAVYYRRERRHAGKTKWNYWKLWNFALEGITSFSYIPLQFATYFGLTVALFAFIYALFIVVRTLLFGRDVPGYPSLITVILFLGGVQLFAIGILGEYIGRIYSEVKQRPLYIVKGRYGFHRIREAQRSEGHNRTAKKIGSLSG; encoded by the coding sequence CTTTTCGCTCGTCGTCCCCGTTTACAACGAGGGCCCCAACATTGGCCCTTTCTACGAACGGGTCGCGCGCGTCATGCAGGGGCTCGGCGAGCCCTACGAAATCATTTTTGTGAACGACGGCAGCCAAGACGATACGCTCGACCGGCTCCTTTCCTTGGCGGGAAAAGACCCCCGGGTAAAGGTGATCGACCTCTCCCGGAACTTCGGGAAGGAAATCGCGCTCACCGCCGGGATTGATCACGCCACTGGGGAGGCGGTAATCCCGATCGACGCCGATCTCCAGGACCCCCCCGAACTTATCCCGGAACTGGTGGCCAAGTGGCGGGAAGGCTACGATGTTGTCTACGCCACCCGCCGCGAGCGGGAGGGGGAAAGTTGGCTCAAACGCGCCACCGCCCACCTTTTCTACCGGGTGGTCGAAAAGATTACCCCTATCAAGATCCCGCGGGATACCGGCGATTTCCGGCTGATGAGCAGGCCCGTGGTCGAGGCCCTGAAGCGGCTGCGGGAGCGCAACCGCTTTATGAAGGGACTCTTCGCCTGGGTGGGTTTTAAGCAAACCGCCGTTTACTACCGGCGGGAACGGCGCCACGCCGGGAAAACGAAATGGAACTACTGGAAGCTCTGGAATTTCGCCCTGGAGGGGATTACCTCTTTCAGCTACATCCCGCTCCAGTTCGCCACTTATTTTGGCCTCACGGTCGCCCTTTTCGCTTTTATCTACGCTCTCTTCATTGTCGTGCGTACGCTCCTCTTCGGCCGGGACGTGCCTGGCTACCCCTCCCTCATCACGGTAATCCTCTTCCTTGGCGGCGTGCAGCTCTTCGCCATCGGGATCCTGGGTGAATACATCGGGCGGATTTACAGCGAAGTGAAGCAACGCCCGTTATACATCGTGAAGGGCAGGTACGGCTTTCACCGGATAAGAGAGGCCCAGCGAAGCGAGGGGCACAATAGGACCGCAAAAAAGATAGGCTCGCTCTCGGGGTAG